The DNA segment TCCGCGCGCTTCGAGGTTTTCTCGGCCTGCTGCAAGGCCTGCGGCCTGGACAAGTCCGAGCTGGGTTTGAAATATGTGCGTGACGAGGAGTTCGAGGCGATGTGCAATCCGGTGGGCCAAGCCCGGCTGCTCGCTCGCGAGAAGACCGAGCTCAATCTGATCCTCGGACTTTGCGTGGGGCACGACATGCTGTTCACCGCGCATTCGGCCGCGCCGGTGAGCACCTTTGCGGTCAAGGATCGCGTGTTGGGGCATAACCCTCTGGCCGCGCTGTACTCGAACTACTACCGCAAACGCCGCTTCAACCTCGACGAATAATCCGGGCCGGGAGACCTGGCAATGCACGTGCTGCAACGGATTATCGAGCGCATCCAGGGCGCAGGACCGGAGCAGCCGGTGGTGGTTTTCGATTTGGACAGCACGCTGTTCTCCACCGAGCTGCGCAGCTTACGATACGCCGCTGCCCGGGGCCGCGCGGTTCGTCAACCGCGTGTATCGCGCGGGAGCAGTGGTGTGCTACCTCACCGGGCGCGACAGCCCGGGCATGGGAAGCGGAACGCGCGCAAGCCTGAGCGAACACGGCTTTCCCTTTGACTGCCAGCGGGTCGATCTGCTGATGAAGCCGCGGATCGAGATCAAGGACATGGATTTCAAGCGTGACGCGGTGCGGCAAATCGGTGAGATGGGCCAAGTGCTTGCCGCATTTGACAATGAACCGGGAAATATCAACCTATTTGCTGATACATTTCCCGAGGCGATCGTGGTGCTGCTCGATACGATCCACAGCCCGACGCCAGTCGTGCCTTACGAGCACGTCGTGAGAATCAGCGACTTCAACGGATTGGCTGATCGGAAGGAATAAAACGGGCAAGAGGCGACCGATCCACGACCCGTATCCGGGGCAGCCGCTGAACATGACGCAGCAGACGTTGGAGCAGGTGAAGCGGCTGCACGGGCTGCTGCCGATCTGTTCCAAGCGCAAGAGCATCCGCGACGACCAGGGCTACTGGCGGCAGGTCGAAACCTTTACCCACGGGTTGTGCCCGACGTGCCTTAAGGAACTCTACCCCGAGCTCGACGACGACAAGAGCTGATCGCCGGTCGGGCTCACTTGCCGATGTAGAGCACCTCGCTGATACCCGGCTGCGATATCTGAATCTGCGTGCCGTCGGGCGCGCTGAGCGTGGCCGTGACGTCGCAGCGGAAGCGCCAGACGTGGCTTTGGGCGAAAAGCCCGGCCACGGTGCGTTCGATGAAGCTCAGCTTGGATAAGATGTCGATGTACTCCATCAATTTTTTCACCCGCACCTCGCCGCTGATCGACCAGCCGTTGGCCGCGGCCTGGAACCCCACGCGCATCGGCTTTTTCAGGCCCGTGGCCTGGTCCACGACCCAGTCCGAGGGCTGCAGCGCGGCCGCGGTGGTGGCGAGCACAATTTGCGAGCCCTGGGCAACGATGATCCAGGTCGCCAGTCCCGCGCCGTACTGCTTGGGCAGCCGGAACTCGAGATAGTCGATGGTGTACTCGCCGCTCATGCTGCGCAGGCTCTGCCAGCGATCCGAGTACTGGTTGGGCAGCATCGATACCGGCGCGTGGTCCAGATAGGCCCGGCCGCTGATCGGGTGCGTTTTGCCCTCGAGGGTCACGGTTCCCGTAAGCTCGGCCATGGGCACGGGCACCCGCGCGCTGTAGTACTTCTGTTTGTCGCCGTCGAAAAAGACGAAGCTGGAGTTGGGCTGCCAGCCGGGGACCACGGCGTGCAGCTTGACGTCCACGACCATCTCCTGCTGGGCGACCCGTAGCCGGAAGTTCGGGTAGTCGCCGCTGAGGAAGCTCTGGCCGACCTTGATATCCAAGCGTTCGGTGGAGGCCTCAAACGCTTTGTCGTCGAACTCCTGGCGCACGAAGTGATCTTCGCCCT comes from the Candidatus Alcyoniella australis genome and includes:
- a CDS encoding DUF1847 domain-containing protein, whose translation is MSKSKRAKCAVCSDKQCTQGKDCFAGAADVRGTLTDSEIQMLRCASSVEAEFYMQATRLEELIEFSSRMGYKRLGVAFCIGLAAEAELLCKVLSARFEVFSACCKACGLDKSELGLKYVRDEEFEAMCNPVGQARLLAREKTELNLILGLCVGHDMLFTAHSAAPVSTFAVKDRVLGHNPLAALYSNYYRKRRFNLDE